A single genomic interval of Syngnathoides biaculeatus isolate LvHL_M chromosome 1, ASM1980259v1, whole genome shotgun sequence harbors:
- the zdhhc3b gene encoding palmitoyltransferase ZDHHC3, which yields MKSPAHRTRDIERQAGYLRPEHCAPPPPHSASDTMWFIRDGCGIVCAVITWLLVFYAEFVVVFVMLWPAKNVAYSLFNGVLFNSLAFLALASHARAMCTDPGAVPKGNATKEFIESLQLKPGQVVYKCPKCCSIKPDRAHHCSVCKRCIKKMDHHCPWVNNCVGENNQKYFVLFTMYIALISFHALAMVGFHFVFCFEEDWSKCSTFSAPATVILLILLSFEGLLFLLFTAVMFGTQVHSICTDETGIEQLKKEERKWLKKSKWMNMKVVFGHPFSVAWLNPFATPDHGKADVYQYIV from the exons ATGAAGAGCCCGGCTCACCGCACAAGGGACATCGAGCGCCAGGCTGGTTACCTGAGGCCTGAACACTgcgcccctccccctcctcacaGTGCCTCTGACACAATGTGGTTCATCCGTGACGGCTGCGGGATCGTGTGTGCCGTCATTACCTGGTTGCTGGTCTTCTATGCAGAGTTCGTGGTGGTGTTCGTAATGCTTTGGCCTGCCAAGAACGTGGCCTACAGCCTCTTCAATGGGGTTCTCTTCAACAGCTTAGCCTTCCTCGCCCTCGCATCTCACGCCAGGGCCATGTGCACTGACCCG GGAGCTGTGCCAAAAGGAAATGCAACCAAAGAGTTCATTGAAAGTCTCCAGCTCAAACCAGGACAGGTGGTCTACAAGTGTCCTAAATGCTGTAGCATCAAGCCTGACAGAGCTCACCACTGCAG tgtgtgcaaacgcTGCATCAAAAAGATGGACCACCACTGTCCTTGGGTCAACAATTGTGTAGGAGAGAACAATCAAAAGTACTTTGTGCTCTTCACG ATGTACATTGCGTTAATATCGTTCCACGCGTTGGCCATGGTGGGGTTCCATTTTGTATTCTGCTTTGAAGAAGATTGGTCAA AGTGCAGTACCTTCTCTGCGCCGGCAACCGTCATCCTCCTCATCCTGCTGTCCTTCGAGGGCCTTCTGTTTTTACTCTTCACTGCAGTCATGTTTGGGACGCAGGTGCACTCCATCTGCACCGATGAAACG GGTATCGAGCAGCTGAAAAAGGAGGAGAGAAAATGGCTCAAAAAGTCCAAATGGATGAACATGAAAGTGGTATTTGGTCACCCGTTCTCCGTGGCTTGGCTCAACCCTTTTGCGACGCCCGATCACGGCAAGGCAGACGTATACCAGTATATAGTGTGA
- the LOC133501467 gene encoding transmembrane protein 42, giving the protein MFPGVFYALLAGFLAAVASSSAKLSLGADYLKGVCETGLRTWGEQRKFRQGDETTACDRLHIPLRLLCGGLLFTCNAVMWTFLAKALRYSSSSTRTTVTTTASNFVSSAFLGQLIFGEAQITLWWVGISLTFSGLLVLQRVSPQDRQPDANAKRDE; this is encoded by the exons ATGTTCCCCGGAGTTTTCTATGCACTGCTGGCGGGTTTCCTCGCGGCCGTGGCGTCGTCGTCGGCCAAGCTGTCACTGGGAGCGGACTACCTGAAGGGAGTGTGCGAGACTGGGCTCCGGACGTGGGGCGAGCAACGCAAATTTCGTCAAGGGGACGAAACGACCGCCTGCGACCGG CTGCACATCCCTCTGAGGCTGTTGTGTGGGGGTCTGCTTTTCACCTGCAATGCCGTGATGTGGACCTTCCTTGCCAAAGCACTCAGGTACTCCTCCTCTTCCACCCGGACCACTGTGACCACCACTGCCTCCAACTTCGTATCTTCC GCTTTCCTGGGCCAGCTGATTTTTGGCGAGGCCCAAATAACACTGTGGTGGGTCGGGATCTCCTTGACGTTCTCGGGCCTGCTCGTACTGCAGAGGGTTTCGCCGCAGGATCGACAACCTGACGCCAACGCTAAGAGGGATGAATGA
- the exosc7 gene encoding exosome complex component RRP42, translating to MTSYSRDTHDLNMATVQVSEAEKVYILHGIRDDLRVDGRGCEDYRHMEVETDLVSNTDGSAKVSLGHTAVLVGIKAEIGKPRPMAPDEGYLEFFVDCSANATPEFEGRGGEELGTELSNTLYKVFNNRHSVDLKRLCISKGEHCWVLYVDVLLLQCDGNLYDAISVAIKAALFSTKIPKVHISADEEGGKEIELSDDPYDCMRLDVENVPCIVTLCKVGHRHVVDATLQEKACSVASLIISVTHKGAVTCVRKVGGGSLDPESIFEMTETGKRVGKALHVPLMKLLQQEESLGTMRQKVGFLG from the exons ATGACGTCATATTCACGCGACACGCACGATTTGAATATGGCAACAGTGCAAGTTAGCGAAGCTgaaaaagtgtacattttacaTGGCATAAGG GATGATCTACGAGTGGATGGAAGGGGTTGTGAAGACTATCGACACATGGAGGTTGAGACTGACTTGGTGTCCAATACCGACGGATCAGCGAAAGTTTCTCTG GGGCACACAGCAGTTCTAGTGGGAATTAAGGCTGAAATTGGGAAACCGAGGCCCATGGCTCCAGATGAAGGCTATTTAGAGTTCTTTGTCGATTG TTCAGCCAACGCCACCCCCGAGTTTGAGGGGCGAGGAGGGGAGGAGCTCGGGACGGAGCTCAGCAATACGCTGTACAAAGTCTTCAACAACAGGCACAGCGTGGACTTGAAGAGGCTGTGTATCAGCAAGGGAGAGCACTGCTGGGTGCTCTATGTGGATGTATTG CTCCTGCAATGTGATGGAAACCTGTATGATGCCATCTCAGTAGCTATCAAGGCAGCTCTCTTCAGCACAAA AATCCCCAAAGTGCACATATCAGCCGATGAAGAAGGAGGTAAGGAAATCGAGCTGTCAGATGACCCTTACGACTGTATGAGGCTCGACGTGGAGAACGTTCCCTGCATAGTGACATTGTGCAAG GTGGGCCACAGGCACGTGGTGGACGCCACCCTGCAGGAGAAGGCGTGCTCCGTAGCCAGCCTCATCATCTCTGTCACACACAAGGGAGCCGTCACCTGCGTGCGGAAGGTGGGGGGAGGCAGCCTGGACCCTGAGAGCATCTTTGAAATGACAGAA ACAGGTAAACGTGTCGGCAAAGCCCTTCACGTACCGCTCATGAAGCTTCTGCAGCAGGAGGAGAGTTTAGGAACAATGAGACAGAAAGTGGGATTTCTTGGTTAG
- the LOC133503540 gene encoding tetranectin-like, with protein MESKGVCVLVLMLMLVHCSLQQAPPKKKPVRKDNNAAIEDLQRQINDIVQDLNLLKEEQALQRVCLKGTKINGKCVLANPAKKSYHTASEDCNALGGVLAAPTSADENDLLRDYLRLSVGRDEQVWLGINDMVTEGTWADQSGASIQFKNWDTSGSRGRQPDGGQSQNCAVLSGAAQGKWFDEKCRDEKASVCQFNVV; from the exons ATGGAGTCCAAAGGTGTGTGCGTCCTCGTGCTCATGCTGATGCTGGTCCACTGCTCACTTCAGCAGGCTCCACCGAAGAAGAAGCCTGTACGAAAAG ACAATAATGCCGCCATTGAGGATTTACAAAGGCAGATTAATGACATCGTGCAGGACCTCAACCTCCTGAAGGAAGAACAGGCCTTGCAAAGAG TGTGTTTGAAGGGCACAAAGATCAACGGCAAGTGCGTGTTGGCCAACCCGGCGAAGAAGTCGTACCACACAGCCAGCGAGGACTGCAACGCACTGGGCGGCGTCCTTGCTGCACCAACATCCGCCGATGAGAACGACCTGCTGAGAGACTACCTCCGCCTCAGCGTGGGCAGGGATGAGCAAGTCTGGCTGGGCATCAACGACATGGTGACCGAGGGCACTTGGGCGGACCAGAGCGGTGCCAGCATCCAGTTCAAGAACTGGGACACGTCTGGCAGCCGCGGCCGTCAGCCAGACGGCGGCCAATCCCAGAACTGCGCCGTGCTCTCGGGGGCCGCCCAAGGGAAATGGTTTGATGAGAAATGCCGAGACGAGAAGGCCTCTGTCTGCCAGTTCAATGTCGTGTGA